The Methanothrix soehngenii GP6 genome has a window encoding:
- a CDS encoding NAD-dependent epimerase/dehydratase family protein: protein MMLKNRSILVTGGAGFIGSHLVERLLLDNEVTVLDNFSSGRIEFLEPYRDIPDFHLLTGDLMNPKILDNAVSGKDFIFHLAANPDVKLGSEDTHVHLEQNVLATYNLLEAMRKNDVRQMAFTSTSTVYGEAAQVPTPEDYGPLLPISLYGASKLSCEALISSYCHTFQMQSWIYRFANIVGERGTHGVLVDFIRKLRENSGKLEILGSGKQRKSYLEVKDCIRAMIHAVEHSSGEVNVFNIGSEDSVDVTEIADIVVGQMGLDRVEYNYTGGIDGRGWRGDVKLMLLSIEKIKRLGWSPELGSARALEVAVRALLKDD, encoded by the coding sequence ATGATGCTAAAGAATAGATCCATCCTCGTCACCGGAGGTGCAGGCTTCATAGGCAGCCACCTGGTGGAAAGGCTGCTTTTGGATAATGAGGTGACAGTGCTGGATAACTTCAGTTCAGGAAGAATCGAGTTCCTCGAGCCTTATCGGGATATTCCTGATTTTCATCTGCTAACAGGCGACCTCATGAATCCCAAAATTCTGGATAATGCAGTATCAGGAAAGGACTTCATCTTCCATCTGGCCGCCAATCCCGATGTGAAGCTGGGGTCAGAGGACACTCATGTTCATCTGGAGCAGAATGTGCTGGCAACCTACAATCTCCTGGAGGCTATGAGAAAAAATGACGTGCGCCAGATGGCATTCACCTCCACCTCCACCGTCTACGGCGAGGCGGCACAGGTCCCCACTCCAGAGGACTACGGCCCGCTTCTGCCCATCTCCCTCTATGGAGCCTCCAAGCTCTCCTGCGAGGCGCTGATCTCCTCTTACTGCCATACCTTCCAGATGCAGTCCTGGATCTACCGGTTTGCTAATATCGTGGGCGAGCGGGGGACACATGGGGTGCTGGTGGACTTCATCAGAAAGCTACGAGAGAATTCGGGGAAGCTGGAGATCCTGGGCTCAGGAAAGCAACGCAAGTCCTATCTGGAGGTGAAAGATTGCATCCGGGCCATGATTCATGCAGTCGAGCATTCCTCGGGCGAGGTCAATGTCTTCAACATAGGATCTGAGGACTCGGTGGATGTCACCGAGATTGCAGATATTGTGGTCGGGCAGATGGGCCTTGATAGGGTCGAGTATAACTACACCGGTGGGATCGATGGCCGGGGCTGGAGGGGGGACGTAAAACTGATGCTTCTCTCCATTGAGAAGATCAAAAGGCTGGGCTGGAGTCCAGAGCTGGGATCGGCCAGGGCCCTGGAAGTGGCGGTTAGGGCGCTTCTCAAGGATGATTGA